A section of the Triticum dicoccoides isolate Atlit2015 ecotype Zavitan chromosome 7A, WEW_v2.0, whole genome shotgun sequence genome encodes:
- the LOC119333948 gene encoding aspartyl protease family protein 2-like produces MELTAHALLLPLVLAALLHPTTATIDDATPGLSGGFSLRLVPSPSWNNTIHVNDDGFLHLKELVGHDTTALRPHVRFLPGRYNVVTTVGTGHGRRTYTLAMEMTSSLTWMQCVLIQCPFQQDPPPFHPRMSPSFRHLAPTSRLCSPPGPDVCKFHVTPIRPGGAHASGVLGDETLSFTGSAPVVFPTVIIGCAHSSTGFVSHGVLAGVLGLGKTYPSLVPVLLQRHGLHRFSYCLFVPGSANRHGFLRFGNDIPVDTRRMKSTRILYPEHSSYFVSLGGISVAGTQLGGNLAEVFRRRQTADGKWHSGTVIDVGTSRSVIIQAAYNVLEQTLAEHGRRLGLPVHHTSSGLCFRAAHSHFSQLPTVTLHFEQDLVLTPIQLFVVREQDICLAVSPSPDITIIGALQQRRTRFVYDLAASRVYFTPENCNDGWGCGVQGL; encoded by the coding sequence ATGGAGCTCACCGCTCACGCTCTCCTCCTCCCTCTGGTGCTTGCGGCGCTCCTCCACCCCACCACCGCCACTATTGACGATGCCACACCAGGCCTCAGCGGCGGATTCAGCCTGCGCTTGGTTCCCAGCCCCAGCTGGAACAATACCATCCATGTCAACGACGACGGCTTCCTTCACCTGAAGGAGCTAGTTGGGCACGACACTACCGCGCTTCGACCGCATGTACGCTTTCTCCCAGGGAGGTACAACGTTGTCACCACTGTTGGGACGGGCCATGGCCGCCGCACGTACACCCTCGCGATGGAGATGACAAGCAGCCTGACATGGATGCAGTGCGTGCTGATCCAATGCCCATTTCAGCAGGATCCGCCGCCCTTCCACCCGCGAATGTCGCCGTCATTCCGCCACCTCGCACCCACAAGCCGCCTTTGTTCACCCCCGGGGCCCGACGTGTGCAAGTTCCATGTCACCCCCATCCGCCCTGGTGGCGCACATGCAAGCGGCGTGCTCGGTGATGAGACCCTATCCTTCACGGGATCTGCACCGGTGGTCTTTCCCACCGTCATCATTGGCTGCGCGCACAGCAGCACAGGTTTCGTCAGCCACGGAGTGCTCGCCGGCGTCCTCGGCCTGGGCAAGACGTATCCGTCGCTCGTCCCGGTGTTACTCCAACGGCACGGCTTACATCGCTTCTCCTACTGCCTCTTCGTGCCCGGGTCCGCGAACCGGCACGGCTTCCTCCGGTTCGGCAATGACATCCCGGTGGACACGAGGCGCATGAAGAGCACCAGGATCCTCTACCCCGAGCATAGCTCCTACTTTGTCAGCCTCGGCGGCATCAGCGTAGCCGGGACGCAGCTGGGCGGCAACCTGGCGGAGGTGTTCAGGCGCCGACAGACCGCCGATGGCAAGTGGCACAGCGGGACCGTGATCGACGTCGGGACGTCTCGGAGTGTGATAATCCAGGCTGCATACAATGTCCTGGAGCAGACCCTGGCGGAGCACGGCAGGAGGCTCGGTTTGCCGGTGCACCACACCAGCTCCGGCCTCTGCTTCCGCGCGGCGCACTCCCACTTCTCGCAGTTGCCCACGGTGACACTGCATTTTGAGCAGGACCTCGTGCTCACACCGATTCAGTTGTTTGTAGTGCGCGAGCAAGACATTTGCCTCGCCGTGTCACCGAGCCCGGACATCACCATCATCGGGGCATTGCAGCAACGGCGCACGCGCTTTGTGTACGACCTCGCCGCCAGCAGGGTCT